In Oncorhynchus tshawytscha isolate Ot180627B linkage group LG06, Otsh_v2.0, whole genome shotgun sequence, the following are encoded in one genomic region:
- the LOC112252918 gene encoding nuclear factor NF-kappa-B p100 subunit isoform X2, translating to MSEALRMDEAQYSMKMIENELMMNLSTYEFMPPVEVKSEPYVPETVHGPYIQILEEPKQRGFRFRYECEGPSHGGLPGASSERNRRTYPTVKVSNYVGIARVEVQLVTHSDPPQVHAHSLVGRHCCTESGKCSVDVGPNELTAQFSNLGILHVTKKGVGEVLFKRLRDEKRRQRGQHYHFTDAEEQAILREANELGRIMDLNIVRLKFTAYLQDSNGGFSRALKPVVSNPIFDSKSPNASNLKISRMDKTSGSVLGGDEIFLLCDKVQKDDIEIRFYEEDGSWEAFGDFSPTDVHKQYAIVFKTPPYHSTEIDRSVTVFLQLKRKKVGDCSDPKQFTYVPQIQDKEEVQRKKQKPLPYNDPWRGPLGGAGGAGRGAGGPGGAGFQFNQQMNGSGWMGSGFTCFGGGGAQMSGTTAQAEGTQQQAGGMAGQMPGQTPGQTASPLQQQLFQIAATLQSRATRMTKQTAGALLQYCTTGDVRVLLAMQRHLCGVQDENGDTPLHLAIIHQQSAVIQQLVHTLLTIQQRKVLDKLNHLSQTPLHLAVITRQVKVVDVLLRAGADPTLLDRDGRTPLHLAALAGDDVTLRVLLGHLGERYNHLVNMADYHGLHPLHLAVRKGGERCLRLLVGSGAKINDPERGSGCSALHLAVRENFLKVACTLITELKADVNMCTFGGNTPLHLAASQGSPTLCSMLIAAGADKNLENDEPLFFSSSSSDEEQEDGPIRDFRELQIQQQPTIPPPLGKEQVNPRKRPATGHTPFDLTKCQKVRDLLDTRQRPKSSQHSSKKPKPNSMDESEQLDSETLHKLCELLSLGDVPWRQLAEKLNMLSLAHLYQESPSPCYKLLENYKLGGGPVEGLVEALQSLGLTEGVRLLRRAELREDKQNTDQTVDSGFGSQPMDEPALANQ from the exons AATGGATGAAGCTCAGTACAGCATGAAAATGATTGAAAATGAG CTGATGATGAACTTATCGACTTATGAGTTCATGCCACCTGTGGAGGTTAAGAGTGAGCCCTACGTACCCGAGACAG TTCATGGACCCTACATTCAAATACTTGAGGAGCCCAAACAG AGAGGCTTCAGATTCCGCTATGAGTGTGAGGGTCCGTCCCACGGTGGGCTCCCAGGGGCCTCcagcgagaggaacaggagaaCTTATCCCACTGTCAAG GTGTCTAACTATGTGGGGATAGCCAGGGTAGAGGTGCAGCTGGTGACCCACTCTGACCCCCCCCAGGTCCACGCTCACAGTCTGGTGGGGAGGCACTGCTGCACGGAAAGTGGAAAATGCAGTGTGGATGTGGGCCCCAATGAACTCACAGCACA gtTCAGTAACCTGGGCATCCTCCATGTCACAAAGAAAGGGGTGGGGGAAGTGTTGTTCAAGAGACTGAGAGACGAGAAGAGGAGACAAAGGGGGCAGCACTACCATTTTACTG atgcAGAGGAACAAGCCATATTGAGAGAAGCCAACGAGCTGGGCAGGATCATGGACCTGAACATAGTGAGGTTAAAGTTCACGGCCTACCTCCAGGACAGTAACGGAGGGTTCTCTAGGGCCCTGAAGCCAGTGGTTTCCAATCCCATCTTTGACAGCA AGTCACCCAACGCTTCCAACCTGAAAATCTCCCGTATGGATAAGACCTCTGGGTCTGTGCTGGGAGGGGATGAGATCTTCCTACTGTGTGACAAAGTACAAAAAG ATGATATTGAGATCCGCTTCtatgaggaggatggaagctGGGAGGCCTTTGGTGACTTCTCTCCAACTGATGTCCACAAGCAG TATGCCATCGTGTTTAAGACACCCCCGTACCACAGCACAGAGATCGATCGTTCAGTCACTGTGTTCCTCCAGTTGAAAAGGAAGAAAGTGGGAGACTGCAGCGACCCCAAGCAGTTCACCTACGTTCCTCAAATTCAAG ATAAAGAGGAGGTTCAGCGTAAGAAGCAGAAGCCCCTCCCCTATAATGACCCATGGAGAGGGCCTCTGGGAGGGGCTGGGGGGGCAGGGAGAGGTGCCGGAGGACCAGGAGGAGCAG GATTCCAGTTTAACCAGCAGATGAATGGATCAGGGTGGATGGGGAGTGGATTCACTTGTTTTGGGGGTGGTGGAGCCCAGATGTCAGGCACCACTGCCCAGGCTGAGGGTACCCAGCAGCAAGCTGGAGGGATGGCTGGACAGATGCCAGGACAGACGCCAGGACAGACAGCCTCACCACTACAACAGCAGCTCTTCCAGATTG CTGCTACTCTCCAGAGCAGGGCCACTCGGATGACCAAGCAGACAGCTGGGGCTCTCCTACAGTACTGCACCACTGGGGACGTCCGGGTCCTTCTGGCAATGCAGAGACACCTATGTGGGGTCCAGGATGAAAACGGAGACAC GCCTTTGCACCTGGCCATCATTCACCAGCAGTCAGCTGTGATCCAGCAGCTGGTTCATACACTCCTCACCATCCAGCAACGCAAAGTCCTCGACAAGCTCAACCACCTCAGCCAG actcCACTCCATCTGGCGGTGATCACCAGGCAGGTGAAGGTGGTGGATGTTCTCCTGAGGGCCGGGGCTGACCCCACCCTGCTGGACCGGGACGGCCGGACCCCCCTGCACCTGGCAGCGCTGGCCGGGGACGACGTTACACTCAGGGTCCTCCTGGGGCACCTAGGAGAACGTTACAACCACCTGGTCAACATGGCCGACTATCATG GtctccatcctctccacctgGCTGTTCGCAAGGGAGGAGAGCGCTGTCTACGTCTGCTGGTGGGGAGCGGGGCTAAGATCAACGACCCCGAGCGTGGGAGTGGATGCTCCGCCCTCCACCTGGCTGTTAGAGAGAACTTCTTGAAAGTGGCCTGCACTCTCATCACAGAG CTGAAAGCAGATGTAAACATGTGTACGTTTGGGGGGAACACTCCTCTCCATCTGGCCGCCAGTCAGGGCTCCCCCACTCTCTGCTCCATGCTCATTGCTGCAG GAGCCGATAAGAATCTGGAGAATGATGAGCCACTCTTCTtcagctcctcttcctcagaTGAGGAGCAAGAGGATGGACCAATAAGAGATTTCAGAGAGTTACAGATCCAACAGCAACCAACCATCCCACCTCCGTTGGGGAAAGAACAAGTCAACCCTCGTAAGAGACCAGCAACAGGACATACACCCTTTGACCTTACTAAATGTCAAAAG GTGAGAGACCTTCTAGACACCAGACAGAGACCCAAGTCCAGCCAACACTCAAGTAAAAAGCCTAAACCGAACAGCATGGACG AAAGTGAGCAGCTAGACAGTGAGACGCTCCATAAACTGTGTGAGCTCCTCAGTCTGGGCGATGTGCCCTGGAGACAGCTGGCAGAGAAACTCAACATGCTCTCCCTGGCACACCTGTACCAGGAGAGTCCCTCTCCCTGCTACAAACTGCTGGAGAATTACAAG ttGGGTGGCGGTCCAGTGGAAGGACTGGTGGAGGCTCTGCAGTCTCTGGGTCTGACTGAAGGAGTGCGACTGCTGAGACGGGCTGAGCTGAGAGAGgacaaacagaacacag ATCAGACAGTGGACAGCGGCTTTGGGAGTCAGCCAATGGATGAGCCAGCCTTGGCCAACCAGTGA
- the LOC112252918 gene encoding nuclear factor NF-kappa-B p100 subunit isoform X3, with translation MDEAQYSMKMIENELMMNLSTYEFMPPVEVKSEPYVPETVHGPYIQILEEPKQRGFRFRYECEGPSHGGLPGASSERNRRTYPTVKVSNYVGIARVEVQLVTHSDPPQVHAHSLVGRHCCTESGKCSVDVGPNELTAQFSNLGILHVTKKGVGEVLFKRLRDEKRRQRGQHYHFTDAEEQAILREANELGRIMDLNIVRLKFTAYLQDSNGGFSRALKPVVSNPIFDSKSPNASNLKISRMDKTSGSVLGGDEIFLLCDKVQKDDIEIRFYEEDGSWEAFGDFSPTDVHKQYAIVFKTPPYHSTEIDRSVTVFLQLKRKKVGDCSDPKQFTYVPQIQDKEEVQRKKQKPLPYNDPWRGPLGGAGGAGRGAGGPGGAGFQFNQQMNGSGWMGSGFTCFGGGGAQMSGTTAQAEGTQQQAGGMAGQMPGQTPGQTASPLQQQLFQIAATLQSRATRMTKQTAGALLQYCTTGDVRVLLAMQRHLCGVQDENGDTPLHLAIIHQQSAVIQQLVHTLLTIQQRKVLDKLNHLSQTPLHLAVITRQVKVVDVLLRAGADPTLLDRDGRTPLHLAALAGDDVTLRVLLGHLGERYNHLVNMADYHGLHPLHLAVRKGGERCLRLLVGSGAKINDPERGSGCSALHLAVRENFLKVACTLITELKADVNMCTFGGNTPLHLAASQGSPTLCSMLIAAGADKNLENDEPLFFSSSSSDEEQEDGPIRDFRELQIQQQPTIPPPLGKEQVNPRKRPATGHTPFDLTKCQKVRDLLDTRQRPKSSQHSSKKPKPNSMDAESEQLDSETLHKLCELLSLGDVPWRQLAEKLNMLSLAHLYQESPSPCYKLLENYKLGGGPVEGLVEALQSLGLTEGVRLLRRAELREDKQNTDQTVDSGFGSQPMDEPALANQ, from the exons ATGGATGAAGCTCAGTACAGCATGAAAATGATTGAAAATGAG CTGATGATGAACTTATCGACTTATGAGTTCATGCCACCTGTGGAGGTTAAGAGTGAGCCCTACGTACCCGAGACAG TTCATGGACCCTACATTCAAATACTTGAGGAGCCCAAACAG AGAGGCTTCAGATTCCGCTATGAGTGTGAGGGTCCGTCCCACGGTGGGCTCCCAGGGGCCTCcagcgagaggaacaggagaaCTTATCCCACTGTCAAG GTGTCTAACTATGTGGGGATAGCCAGGGTAGAGGTGCAGCTGGTGACCCACTCTGACCCCCCCCAGGTCCACGCTCACAGTCTGGTGGGGAGGCACTGCTGCACGGAAAGTGGAAAATGCAGTGTGGATGTGGGCCCCAATGAACTCACAGCACA gtTCAGTAACCTGGGCATCCTCCATGTCACAAAGAAAGGGGTGGGGGAAGTGTTGTTCAAGAGACTGAGAGACGAGAAGAGGAGACAAAGGGGGCAGCACTACCATTTTACTG atgcAGAGGAACAAGCCATATTGAGAGAAGCCAACGAGCTGGGCAGGATCATGGACCTGAACATAGTGAGGTTAAAGTTCACGGCCTACCTCCAGGACAGTAACGGAGGGTTCTCTAGGGCCCTGAAGCCAGTGGTTTCCAATCCCATCTTTGACAGCA AGTCACCCAACGCTTCCAACCTGAAAATCTCCCGTATGGATAAGACCTCTGGGTCTGTGCTGGGAGGGGATGAGATCTTCCTACTGTGTGACAAAGTACAAAAAG ATGATATTGAGATCCGCTTCtatgaggaggatggaagctGGGAGGCCTTTGGTGACTTCTCTCCAACTGATGTCCACAAGCAG TATGCCATCGTGTTTAAGACACCCCCGTACCACAGCACAGAGATCGATCGTTCAGTCACTGTGTTCCTCCAGTTGAAAAGGAAGAAAGTGGGAGACTGCAGCGACCCCAAGCAGTTCACCTACGTTCCTCAAATTCAAG ATAAAGAGGAGGTTCAGCGTAAGAAGCAGAAGCCCCTCCCCTATAATGACCCATGGAGAGGGCCTCTGGGAGGGGCTGGGGGGGCAGGGAGAGGTGCCGGAGGACCAGGAGGAGCAG GATTCCAGTTTAACCAGCAGATGAATGGATCAGGGTGGATGGGGAGTGGATTCACTTGTTTTGGGGGTGGTGGAGCCCAGATGTCAGGCACCACTGCCCAGGCTGAGGGTACCCAGCAGCAAGCTGGAGGGATGGCTGGACAGATGCCAGGACAGACGCCAGGACAGACAGCCTCACCACTACAACAGCAGCTCTTCCAGATTG CTGCTACTCTCCAGAGCAGGGCCACTCGGATGACCAAGCAGACAGCTGGGGCTCTCCTACAGTACTGCACCACTGGGGACGTCCGGGTCCTTCTGGCAATGCAGAGACACCTATGTGGGGTCCAGGATGAAAACGGAGACAC GCCTTTGCACCTGGCCATCATTCACCAGCAGTCAGCTGTGATCCAGCAGCTGGTTCATACACTCCTCACCATCCAGCAACGCAAAGTCCTCGACAAGCTCAACCACCTCAGCCAG actcCACTCCATCTGGCGGTGATCACCAGGCAGGTGAAGGTGGTGGATGTTCTCCTGAGGGCCGGGGCTGACCCCACCCTGCTGGACCGGGACGGCCGGACCCCCCTGCACCTGGCAGCGCTGGCCGGGGACGACGTTACACTCAGGGTCCTCCTGGGGCACCTAGGAGAACGTTACAACCACCTGGTCAACATGGCCGACTATCATG GtctccatcctctccacctgGCTGTTCGCAAGGGAGGAGAGCGCTGTCTACGTCTGCTGGTGGGGAGCGGGGCTAAGATCAACGACCCCGAGCGTGGGAGTGGATGCTCCGCCCTCCACCTGGCTGTTAGAGAGAACTTCTTGAAAGTGGCCTGCACTCTCATCACAGAG CTGAAAGCAGATGTAAACATGTGTACGTTTGGGGGGAACACTCCTCTCCATCTGGCCGCCAGTCAGGGCTCCCCCACTCTCTGCTCCATGCTCATTGCTGCAG GAGCCGATAAGAATCTGGAGAATGATGAGCCACTCTTCTtcagctcctcttcctcagaTGAGGAGCAAGAGGATGGACCAATAAGAGATTTCAGAGAGTTACAGATCCAACAGCAACCAACCATCCCACCTCCGTTGGGGAAAGAACAAGTCAACCCTCGTAAGAGACCAGCAACAGGACATACACCCTTTGACCTTACTAAATGTCAAAAG GTGAGAGACCTTCTAGACACCAGACAGAGACCCAAGTCCAGCCAACACTCAAGTAAAAAGCCTAAACCGAACAGCATGGACG CAGAAAGTGAGCAGCTAGACAGTGAGACGCTCCATAAACTGTGTGAGCTCCTCAGTCTGGGCGATGTGCCCTGGAGACAGCTGGCAGAGAAACTCAACATGCTCTCCCTGGCACACCTGTACCAGGAGAGTCCCTCTCCCTGCTACAAACTGCTGGAGAATTACAAG ttGGGTGGCGGTCCAGTGGAAGGACTGGTGGAGGCTCTGCAGTCTCTGGGTCTGACTGAAGGAGTGCGACTGCTGAGACGGGCTGAGCTGAGAGAGgacaaacagaacacag ATCAGACAGTGGACAGCGGCTTTGGGAGTCAGCCAATGGATGAGCCAGCCTTGGCCAACCAGTGA
- the LOC112252918 gene encoding nuclear factor NF-kappa-B p100 subunit isoform X1: MSEALRMDEAQYSMKMIENELMMNLSTYEFMPPVEVKSEPYVPETVHGPYIQILEEPKQRGFRFRYECEGPSHGGLPGASSERNRRTYPTVKVSNYVGIARVEVQLVTHSDPPQVHAHSLVGRHCCTESGKCSVDVGPNELTAQFSNLGILHVTKKGVGEVLFKRLRDEKRRQRGQHYHFTDAEEQAILREANELGRIMDLNIVRLKFTAYLQDSNGGFSRALKPVVSNPIFDSKSPNASNLKISRMDKTSGSVLGGDEIFLLCDKVQKDDIEIRFYEEDGSWEAFGDFSPTDVHKQYAIVFKTPPYHSTEIDRSVTVFLQLKRKKVGDCSDPKQFTYVPQIQDKEEVQRKKQKPLPYNDPWRGPLGGAGGAGRGAGGPGGAGFQFNQQMNGSGWMGSGFTCFGGGGAQMSGTTAQAEGTQQQAGGMAGQMPGQTPGQTASPLQQQLFQIAATLQSRATRMTKQTAGALLQYCTTGDVRVLLAMQRHLCGVQDENGDTPLHLAIIHQQSAVIQQLVHTLLTIQQRKVLDKLNHLSQTPLHLAVITRQVKVVDVLLRAGADPTLLDRDGRTPLHLAALAGDDVTLRVLLGHLGERYNHLVNMADYHGLHPLHLAVRKGGERCLRLLVGSGAKINDPERGSGCSALHLAVRENFLKVACTLITELKADVNMCTFGGNTPLHLAASQGSPTLCSMLIAAGADKNLENDEPLFFSSSSSDEEQEDGPIRDFRELQIQQQPTIPPPLGKEQVNPRKRPATGHTPFDLTKCQKVRDLLDTRQRPKSSQHSSKKPKPNSMDAESEQLDSETLHKLCELLSLGDVPWRQLAEKLNMLSLAHLYQESPSPCYKLLENYKLGGGPVEGLVEALQSLGLTEGVRLLRRAELREDKQNTDQTVDSGFGSQPMDEPALANQ; encoded by the exons AATGGATGAAGCTCAGTACAGCATGAAAATGATTGAAAATGAG CTGATGATGAACTTATCGACTTATGAGTTCATGCCACCTGTGGAGGTTAAGAGTGAGCCCTACGTACCCGAGACAG TTCATGGACCCTACATTCAAATACTTGAGGAGCCCAAACAG AGAGGCTTCAGATTCCGCTATGAGTGTGAGGGTCCGTCCCACGGTGGGCTCCCAGGGGCCTCcagcgagaggaacaggagaaCTTATCCCACTGTCAAG GTGTCTAACTATGTGGGGATAGCCAGGGTAGAGGTGCAGCTGGTGACCCACTCTGACCCCCCCCAGGTCCACGCTCACAGTCTGGTGGGGAGGCACTGCTGCACGGAAAGTGGAAAATGCAGTGTGGATGTGGGCCCCAATGAACTCACAGCACA gtTCAGTAACCTGGGCATCCTCCATGTCACAAAGAAAGGGGTGGGGGAAGTGTTGTTCAAGAGACTGAGAGACGAGAAGAGGAGACAAAGGGGGCAGCACTACCATTTTACTG atgcAGAGGAACAAGCCATATTGAGAGAAGCCAACGAGCTGGGCAGGATCATGGACCTGAACATAGTGAGGTTAAAGTTCACGGCCTACCTCCAGGACAGTAACGGAGGGTTCTCTAGGGCCCTGAAGCCAGTGGTTTCCAATCCCATCTTTGACAGCA AGTCACCCAACGCTTCCAACCTGAAAATCTCCCGTATGGATAAGACCTCTGGGTCTGTGCTGGGAGGGGATGAGATCTTCCTACTGTGTGACAAAGTACAAAAAG ATGATATTGAGATCCGCTTCtatgaggaggatggaagctGGGAGGCCTTTGGTGACTTCTCTCCAACTGATGTCCACAAGCAG TATGCCATCGTGTTTAAGACACCCCCGTACCACAGCACAGAGATCGATCGTTCAGTCACTGTGTTCCTCCAGTTGAAAAGGAAGAAAGTGGGAGACTGCAGCGACCCCAAGCAGTTCACCTACGTTCCTCAAATTCAAG ATAAAGAGGAGGTTCAGCGTAAGAAGCAGAAGCCCCTCCCCTATAATGACCCATGGAGAGGGCCTCTGGGAGGGGCTGGGGGGGCAGGGAGAGGTGCCGGAGGACCAGGAGGAGCAG GATTCCAGTTTAACCAGCAGATGAATGGATCAGGGTGGATGGGGAGTGGATTCACTTGTTTTGGGGGTGGTGGAGCCCAGATGTCAGGCACCACTGCCCAGGCTGAGGGTACCCAGCAGCAAGCTGGAGGGATGGCTGGACAGATGCCAGGACAGACGCCAGGACAGACAGCCTCACCACTACAACAGCAGCTCTTCCAGATTG CTGCTACTCTCCAGAGCAGGGCCACTCGGATGACCAAGCAGACAGCTGGGGCTCTCCTACAGTACTGCACCACTGGGGACGTCCGGGTCCTTCTGGCAATGCAGAGACACCTATGTGGGGTCCAGGATGAAAACGGAGACAC GCCTTTGCACCTGGCCATCATTCACCAGCAGTCAGCTGTGATCCAGCAGCTGGTTCATACACTCCTCACCATCCAGCAACGCAAAGTCCTCGACAAGCTCAACCACCTCAGCCAG actcCACTCCATCTGGCGGTGATCACCAGGCAGGTGAAGGTGGTGGATGTTCTCCTGAGGGCCGGGGCTGACCCCACCCTGCTGGACCGGGACGGCCGGACCCCCCTGCACCTGGCAGCGCTGGCCGGGGACGACGTTACACTCAGGGTCCTCCTGGGGCACCTAGGAGAACGTTACAACCACCTGGTCAACATGGCCGACTATCATG GtctccatcctctccacctgGCTGTTCGCAAGGGAGGAGAGCGCTGTCTACGTCTGCTGGTGGGGAGCGGGGCTAAGATCAACGACCCCGAGCGTGGGAGTGGATGCTCCGCCCTCCACCTGGCTGTTAGAGAGAACTTCTTGAAAGTGGCCTGCACTCTCATCACAGAG CTGAAAGCAGATGTAAACATGTGTACGTTTGGGGGGAACACTCCTCTCCATCTGGCCGCCAGTCAGGGCTCCCCCACTCTCTGCTCCATGCTCATTGCTGCAG GAGCCGATAAGAATCTGGAGAATGATGAGCCACTCTTCTtcagctcctcttcctcagaTGAGGAGCAAGAGGATGGACCAATAAGAGATTTCAGAGAGTTACAGATCCAACAGCAACCAACCATCCCACCTCCGTTGGGGAAAGAACAAGTCAACCCTCGTAAGAGACCAGCAACAGGACATACACCCTTTGACCTTACTAAATGTCAAAAG GTGAGAGACCTTCTAGACACCAGACAGAGACCCAAGTCCAGCCAACACTCAAGTAAAAAGCCTAAACCGAACAGCATGGACG CAGAAAGTGAGCAGCTAGACAGTGAGACGCTCCATAAACTGTGTGAGCTCCTCAGTCTGGGCGATGTGCCCTGGAGACAGCTGGCAGAGAAACTCAACATGCTCTCCCTGGCACACCTGTACCAGGAGAGTCCCTCTCCCTGCTACAAACTGCTGGAGAATTACAAG ttGGGTGGCGGTCCAGTGGAAGGACTGGTGGAGGCTCTGCAGTCTCTGGGTCTGACTGAAGGAGTGCGACTGCTGAGACGGGCTGAGCTGAGAGAGgacaaacagaacacag ATCAGACAGTGGACAGCGGCTTTGGGAGTCAGCCAATGGATGAGCCAGCCTTGGCCAACCAGTGA